Genomic DNA from Myxosarcina sp. GI1:
GGATGGTAGAGTGGGAGCAATTCGTAAAGGTTTAGATGCTGCTGGTTACTTCGATGTGGGAATCTTAGCTTATTCGGCTAAATACGCTTCAGCTTATTATGGTCCATTCCGCGATGCTTTAGAATCTGCCCCCCAATTTGGCGACAAAAAAACCTATCAAATGAATCCTGCTAATAGCCGAGAAGCAATTAAAGAAGTAGTCTTAGATATCGCTGAAGGTGCAGACATGGTTATGGTCAAACCAGCTTTAGCTTATCTAGACATTATTCGTCGCATTAAGGAGTATACCAACTTACCCGTTGCTGCTTATAACGTCAGTGGAGAATATGCGATGGTGAAAGCTGCTGCACAGCAAGGCTGGATCGATGAAAAGCAAGTAGTTTTAGAAACTCTTACCAGTATGAAACGGGCGGGGGCGGATTTGATTTTGACTTATTTTGCCAAGCAAGTAGCTTTGATGTTGCGATAAAAAACCAAAAATTTTTCGAGCAAATTCATTCAATTTAATTTAAAAATATACGATGATTATCGCTGTAGCCAGTCCTCCAGGTGCGGGTAAAACCCACTGGATTCATCAACAACTAGCCCAAACCAGTAAACCTGTAGGTTATTTCAGCCCGCAAACCGATTCCGTACCTATCGATGCAATTTATCTTCAAAGTGAATATCCTCAACTAAAGCTTTATCAGACAGGAGAAGAAGCGGAATTAAATAACACCATTACTTATCTGGAGATTCCCTGGTATTTTGATTTAGCAGGAATTGAACCTTTACTGCAAACTTTTAACTCCCGTAGAGTAGTCATAATCCCAGAGGATACAGATAGTAGAGAATTAGAGACTTGGGCGGATGAAATTATTCAAGTAAGTAACACAACTAAGCCAAATAAAGCCTTACAGATTCATCGGGGAGTTTTGACAGGGGAAATTTTAGATTTTGATAGTCTAGCTACATTTTGGCTGGAACTTACCCAAGGTGCTTATGGAAAGGTGGTTCGGGCAAAGGGAATCTTCGATTTAGTGGACGGAAAAATTTATTATGGTGACTTTAAATTGGGGAAATCTAAACTTGAGTTCAAACCTTTAGATTTACCTCGTTGCCTAAACGGTAAACCAGATCGTTTTAGCGGTTTTGAAATAGTAGGTAGTAATTTAGATAAGGATGAAATTGCTCAAACCGTCCGAGATTGCTGTGTTCCCGAATCAGCAATTAATTATTACCAACAACAAGTAAAAGAATCTTTAGAAAGTGAACCAGAGGTAGAAGTAGTATGAAAATAGCAGTAATGTCCTGTATTCATGGTAATTATGCAGCTTTAGATGCAGTTTTACTAGATATTGACAAACAACAAGCAGAAAAGATTTATTGTCTGGGGGATTTAGTGGGTTATGGTCCTTATCCCAATGCGGTAGTGGAACAAATACGTTCTTTAGATATTCCCACCGTACAGGGTTGTTGGGATGAAGACGTTGTCGAAGGACTCAACGCCTGTGAATGTAGTTACCCTTCTCTGTTGGCGGAAAAAAGAGGTAAAATCGCCCACGAATGGACAAATAAAGAGGTCGATCCCGAAGTTAGGGAATATTTGGCACAACTACCCCATACCTATAAAGAAGATAATCTCTGTTTCGTACATGGTAGCCCTAGTAGCAACCACGAATATTTATTACCCGAAATGGATGCTTTTACTGCTTTAGAAAGAGTTCTCTCCAGCGATGCAGATATATTATTTTGCGGACATACCCACGTTCCCTATGTTCGCACTCTAGATTCTGGACAATTACAGGTTAAAGTTCGTCAACCCGATCGAAAAGAACAACCTGCCGTTAGTTTTAATACTCCTGTAAAGCGAATTATCAATGTCGGTTCGGTAGGCGAACCCCGTCATGGTCGTCCCAATGCTACCTATGTCATTTATGATACGGAGACACAAGCAGTAAATTTACGAGAAGTGGAGTATGACTATCAAACAACCTGCGTTGCTATATTAGATGCTGGTTTACCGCCGATTTTTGCCTGGCGTTTGGCTAGGGGTTTAGAATTTGCCGAAAAAGCGGACGATCCGACTCATGTGTGTGAGAGGTAAATTATTGGGTTTTAGTGTAGTGCGATCGCATTATGTATCTGCTGGAAAAATCTCAAGCGATCGCTTTTTGTATCCATGCTATTTTAAATACGGTAGTTACAAAGAAAAATTAATATTTCGTAACTGTACTTGGATTAATGCTGAGTCGCGAACTTAAAATTCTCCTCTTTTATTTTGAAAAGAGAGCAAAACGAAATAGCAGTAATTTAAAGAGGTACGGTAAATTAAAATAGTGTAACTGTATAATTACTCACATAGCTTAATATGGATGCCGAAGTAATAAAGCGACAAGCGCAGGATGAGAATACTTCACCTGAAATATTAGCAAAGTTGTCAAAGAGTAAAGACAAAGAGATTCTTCGTCTGGTTGCAGGTAATCCGAATACGCCTATTGAGATTTTAGAGAAACTGAGTCTCGAATATGATAGACAGATAAAGGAAAGCCTTGCAGCGAATCCTAATGCATCATTAGATGTTCTATATAATTTGAATATTCATTATGATTATTATATTCGTCGTGCAGCCACTCTCATACCAAAAATATCATTAGAAATCGCTACGATTTTGGTGAATAATTTAGGTTGTCGTGGCTATTCTATTCGGCATATAAAAGAGCAGCTTATAAAGAACACAAAACTATCCGATCTAATTCTGAATAATTGGCGGATAAAAAGTCTGCCAAAAGGGGAATATCTTCGTGTTCGTACTGCCATTGACACAAAAAAAGATGCATTCGATAAAGATGCAATGATATTAGCCCTCGATCTTGCTTCCTATATAAGAAGCAAGCATATTAAAAGTTACAGACATAATATCTTTGTTAGCAAGTTAATAGAAAAATTACGTAGACATTCAAGAGAAGCTAATTATATTAATAAAAATAATAGTATTGTATATTTTCAAATTCAGGAGAAGCTAAGGGAACTATCAACGGCAGTTATTTCTGAAGAAACGACAAGAGAGATAGTTGAAACCAGTTCTATTTATGTAAAAAGGCTATTAGCTACAAACCCAAATATATCATTAAATACGATTAAAGAGTTAGCCAAAAATAATCAATCTATAGTGGCGATTGGAGTTGTTCGTAATATTCAGACTCCGCCTGAAATATTAACAAAGCTACTAACAAATGAAAGCTATTTAGTACGCCAACAAATTGTCAGTAATCCAAACGTAACTGTAGATATATTAGATAAGTTAAAAAACGATCGCAATATATTTGTCCGAGAAAAAGTAGCTCAAAGCCATAAAATATCATCAGAAATTATAGAAGAATTAGCACGAGATCCTGTTCCTCTAATACGGAGTGCGATCGCCGAAAATCCGCAAACATTTAATGATATTTTAAAAAAACTAATAAACGATCCTAGTCTGTCTGTCCGTGCTGCGATCGCCCAACGAAAAGATATCTCAGAAGAACAGGCAATATTACTCACTCGCGATCCTTCTAACTATGTT
This window encodes:
- a CDS encoding metallophosphoesterase, with the protein product MKIAVMSCIHGNYAALDAVLLDIDKQQAEKIYCLGDLVGYGPYPNAVVEQIRSLDIPTVQGCWDEDVVEGLNACECSYPSLLAEKRGKIAHEWTNKEVDPEVREYLAQLPHTYKEDNLCFVHGSPSSNHEYLLPEMDAFTALERVLSSDADILFCGHTHVPYVRTLDSGQLQVKVRQPDRKEQPAVSFNTPVKRIINVGSVGEPRHGRPNATYVIYDTETQAVNLREVEYDYQTTCVAILDAGLPPIFAWRLARGLEFAEKADDPTHVCER
- a CDS encoding GTPase G3E family protein: MIIAVASPPGAGKTHWIHQQLAQTSKPVGYFSPQTDSVPIDAIYLQSEYPQLKLYQTGEEAELNNTITYLEIPWYFDLAGIEPLLQTFNSRRVVIIPEDTDSRELETWADEIIQVSNTTKPNKALQIHRGVLTGEILDFDSLATFWLELTQGAYGKVVRAKGIFDLVDGKIYYGDFKLGKSKLEFKPLDLPRCLNGKPDRFSGFEIVGSNLDKDEIAQTVRDCCVPESAINYYQQQVKESLESEPEVEVV